The following are encoded together in the Marmota flaviventris isolate mMarFla1 chromosome 18, mMarFla1.hap1, whole genome shotgun sequence genome:
- the C18H16orf74 gene encoding uncharacterized protein C16orf74 homolog isoform X2 — protein MPPLLSAVGSQWWQREGAPAATDAGLCPVYVCACLPGFKMCVSASSSHDEAPVLSDKNLDVPNIIITPPTPTGVTLPRDPQRTVWLDEMGSCPDDGEMDPEA, from the exons ATGCCCCCTTTGCTGAGTGCCGTTGGCTCTCAGTGGTGGCAAAGGGAGGGGGCTCCAGCGGCCACTGACGCCGGCCTCTGTCCTGTGTACGTGTGTGCCTGCCTTCCAGGCTTTAAGATGTGTGTCAGCGCCAGCAGCAGCCACGACGAAGCCCCGGTCCTCAGTGACAAGAACCTGGACGTGCCCAACATCATCATTACTCCCCCAACGCCCACGGGTGTGACGCTGCCAAGGGACCCCCAGCGGACAG TCTGGCTGGATGAGATGGGGTCTTGCCCAGATGATGGAGAGATGGACCCTGAAGCCTGA